A stretch of DNA from Methanobacterium sp. Maddingley MBC34:
CCTTTGGCGTTAACATTTGTTATGATAAATCCTTTAATATTGCTGTCACTAAATGTATAGGTGAATGTTTTGCCTGTTTCTTTCGTTAAGTCAAAATTTTTCTGTACAAGCACACTTGCGTTGTAGTCTTTGACTAATGTTGTATCATTTCCATTTACAGTAACAGTCACCGGAACGGAACTTAAAGCGTATATATTCACGTAGGATGTGTTCAAATTAGAATTAACTTTTTCCAAATCTTGGGCTTCAACTTTAATATTATTTGTTCCGTTAGGCACTGTAACATTCTGTACTCCTATATATGCTGGAGATTGGCCTGTTGATAGGTTGTACTCATACAATACCTTTTCGTTGCTAGTGCATCCTGAAGCAAAAACAACCACCAGTAAAATAGATATAAATCCCAAAACAGCTATTTTTGATTTCACATTATCCCTCCTCATTTATTCTGGTAAGCCCTATAAGCTTACAGTTATTGATGTAGAAATTAAATATTAAAATATTTATCGATTTTAAATGTATGATAAATTTATTTTAAATGTATAATTAAGTTTAAATATGATTATAATAATTGACAATATTAAAGATTTTAATGGAGGTAGAAAAATGAGCTATTTGAATCCGGATCCAGAAAATATGAGTCTTCTGCAGCGAAATTTACTGCGAATATTAAGGATATTTCTACTAATTTCTGGTGTTTATATTTTGGTTTTTGGTGGTGCCAATGGCGCTGAAAGAATTTTTGGTTTATTAATATTAGTAGCACTTGCAATAATCAATGCCCCTGCATTTTTCACAAAAGGCAAAATACGTGCGTTACCAATTGAAATTGAGCTTATATTATTGTCTATGGTGTTATTTGAACTTGTTGGTGGGGATGCACTCGGATTATATGTGAAACTTCCATACTATGACAATTTCATGCACTTCATGCTACCATTATACCTTGCATTAATTGGAATGATGGTTGTTTACACCATGTACTTCTATGGTAAATTAAAAGCATCATATGGTGCCATGGCATTTATCATTATAATGGTAACTTTAGGTTTTGGAGGGGCGCTGGAAATGGTTGAATATACTTATGACACCTACTTATCCCAGGGACCTTTAGGTGAAATTACCGGTAACACTCAAATGCAGGGTTCACCAACACAAAGTCCTCATGAAGATACAATGAACGACTTATTTACAGATACTGCAGGAGCTATAGTAGGAGCAATAATTGGAATATGGTTAATACGTAGAAATGAAAAGAGAGGAGAACACTGGAAAGTAGCTGATAAAGTTGGAGATATGATAAATTAACTCCTTTTTATTTTTTTATTAAATTTTTAAATGATTTTTGGGTAATTTAGATACAATACTAATTTTATGAAAATATAGGTAAAGTTATTATAATATTATTACAAATTTATTATTGTACGAGTTTGAAATTAATTTTTTAGAACTATTATAGTTGATTTTATGAAAACTAATGATGAAAATAAAGTATCTGATTTAGAAACCAAAAAAATTGACCCTAAATTAGATAATGAAGCCGAAAAAATAAAAAAGTTAGAAATGGCTTTAAAAGACAGTGCAAATAAATTCAAGGAAGCAGAGTCAATTGCTCATTTTGGTTTTTGGGAATTAGATCCAACAACTTTAGTTCCAACTTGGACTGATGGTCTTTACAATATTGTGGGTTATGATCCTGCAAGCGGTGAACTCAAACAGTATGCTGATCAGAAGAAAATGATTCATCCTGATGATTGGGATTATTTTTATAATGCCACTCAAACCGTAATTAATACCGGAAAAGATGTTGAGTTTGGTATAAGAGTAATCCGGCAAGATAGTTCGGCACGTTTCTTTCATGTTATTGCAAAACCAAAAAATGATGAAAATGGGAAAGTTATAGGGGTTAAGGGCACAGCTCAAGATATTACTGAATTAAAAACAATTGAAAATCATCTGAAAGAGTCAGAAGCATTTTACAAGACACTATTTGAACATACTGGAACTGCAAGTATTCTTATTGATGATGATACAACAATATTAATGGCCAACACACAGTTTGAAAAACTTTCCGGTTATTCTAAAGAAGATTTAGAAGCTAAAATGAGCTGGAAAGAGATGGTCTTAAAAGAAGATCTAGAAATGTTCGAAAAATATCATTATATGCGTAGAAATGGTATAAAAATTCCTCCTGAAAGTTACGAAGCTCGATTAATGGATAAAGAAGGGAATATAAAAATTATTTTAATTAATGTAACTATGATTCCCGGAACAAAAAGGAGCATAGCTTCTCTTACAGATTTAACTGAGATTAAAATCATCGAAGAGGCACTTCAAACTACTTTAAAACGATTTTATTCAATTCTTTCCAATATGCGTGCAAGTATTTTGTTGGTAACAGAAGAAAATATAGTTGAATTCGCTAATCAAGCATTTTGTGACTACTTCCGTCTCACAGAATCACCAGAAGACTTGCCAGGGCTCACAGCATCAGAAATGATAAAAAAGATTAAGAATGTTTATCAATTTCCAAATGATGAGATAACTCATATTCGCAAAATCGTTAGCCAGTGGGAACCTGTAATAGGCGAAGAGGTTTATTTAAAGGGTAAAAAAACATGTATAAGGGATTTTATCCCCATATTTGTTAAAGGAAAACCTTACGGCAGGTTATGGCTTCACCTTGATATCACTGAACGTAAAAAAATGGAAAAAAAACTTTTTGATAGTGAAAGACATTACAAGTATATAGTTGAAAAATCTTCTGCAGGAATGTTTCTTTTGGATAAAAAAGGCATAATTCAATATTTAAATGAACAAATGGCCCATTCTCTAAATTATTCCAAAAACCAAATGCTTGGAAGGCATATTAAAAATTTTGTAGTGGAAAAAGATGAATTTTACAATCCTAAGAATCAGTCCGAAAACCAAATAATCCGCTTTGATGGTTTTAAGTTTTTAAACAGATATGGGGAGAAATCATGGACTATTTTAACAGTTTCCCCAATTTTCAACTCTAAAAACGAATATACGGGGTTACTCGGAATTGTTACGGATATTGCTTTACAAAAGGGACTGGAAGAAGCTTTTTTAGAAAGAGAAGAGATTCTAACAGATATTATTTATGATATGATGGAAATTCTCAATAATATGATTATTGATGGGAATAAAGCTGAATTCAATAAAAAAGACATATCAAATACTTTCAAAAAAATCATGAAAAATAGCTAAAATTTTTATATCTAAAAAATTAACATAAATGTGTGATAATTTAAAATGTGGTTGTTTATGCAAGAATCAAATTATGAAATTTCAAAGGATCCCTATTTCATAAATTTTATTGGGAGTAAAAATCTCTCTAAATCTACTGAAATAGTATATTTGGGACGTATTAAATCTTTTTGTGAATTTTTAGATAAAAATCCCTCGGAATTAATTAAAGAGGCTCAGAAAGAAAGTGGAAAGAAAATTAATGAATATTTCTATGATTATATTGAAAATCTGAAAAAAAGTGGTAAATCGCCCAGTACCATCATTAACCAGACTGATACGGTTAAATCATTTTATAATAACTTTGATATTGATACTAATGGTATTAAACCAATAATATTTCCAGAAACCAATAATTCAGATTATAAGATTATTTCTTCAGATCAAATTAGAGAAGCACTGGAATTAAGCTGTTTAAGAGATAAAGCTATTATTCTGCTCCATTTATCTTCAGGTATGGAGGCTACGGAGTTAAGATCTTTAACTTATGGTGATTTTATTAATTCTATTGAAGAATATATTGATCTTAAGCCTGAAGAATTCTTAAATGTCAAAAAAATAGCCGATACAGTTCTTAAAATTGATGATCTTGTTGGGACTTGGAAAATAGAAAAACATAGAACTAAAAAGGATTATGTTACTTTTAACACTCCTGAATCTACCAAAGCCATTTTAAACTATTTAATAGATCGGGAAAGAAAGAATAAGCCATTTAAATCTGTTAAAGATCCTCTTTTTGTTAATTCACAAAACCAATCCCTTAAGAAATCTGCTCATGGTTCTATTTTTAAACGGATTAATAATAGGGCAAATTTTGGATATTTAACTAAAAAAAGACGGTTTTTTTCATCGACAATGCTTAGAAAATTTTTTAAAGATAAACTGTATGAATTGGGTGTAGATGAAACCACTATTGATGCTTTTTTAGGCCAAAAATTAGATAATAACATTGATTATCATTCAAATGATCAAATTAGCATTCTTAAGAAGAAGTATAGTGAGTTCTTAGGCGAATTATCAATGGAAAATGTAAATATAAAAACAGAAAGTATAACCAGCAAAGAATATAAATTGCTTATTGCTAAGCTCAATGAAAAAGACAAAGAATTAGAGGAAATAAAAGAATATCTGAAACATATAAAACAAGGAATGAATTTGGAAGATGTTTAAATAATAATGTATTGCAATGAGTTTTCCTGTTGATTTTTAAATTAATTTCATTATTTCTTTTGCTTTGGTATCAATTTATTATTCGATATTTTTAATTTTTTAATGGCACATTTATAACTTATAAAATTTATAGAATAATTTTCATGTCAGATATAATGGCTTGTTTGATAAAAGATTTAGGAGGCAAAAAATTATGGCTGAAGGAAACAATGTTTTGTTAGGTGTTTTAGCAATTATTTTAGGTATTTTAGTAATGGTGTTCCCGATTTTCAGTGTATTTACTGCAAGTGTACTTGCGGGGTTAGCAATACTATTCTTAGGAATATGGTTACTGGCACAAAGCTTTGGAACATGGAGTGCGAGTAAAGGTGCCAGTATAGCATATCTGATCCTGGGA
This window harbors:
- a CDS encoding PAS domain S-box (PFAM: PAS fold~TIGRFAM: PAS domain S-box) encodes the protein MKTNDENKVSDLETKKIDPKLDNEAEKIKKLEMALKDSANKFKEAESIAHFGFWELDPTTLVPTWTDGLYNIVGYDPASGELKQYADQKKMIHPDDWDYFYNATQTVINTGKDVEFGIRVIRQDSSARFFHVIAKPKNDENGKVIGVKGTAQDITELKTIENHLKESEAFYKTLFEHTGTASILIDDDTTILMANTQFEKLSGYSKEDLEAKMSWKEMVLKEDLEMFEKYHYMRRNGIKIPPESYEARLMDKEGNIKIILINVTMIPGTKRSIASLTDLTEIKIIEEALQTTLKRFYSILSNMRASILLVTEENIVEFANQAFCDYFRLTESPEDLPGLTASEMIKKIKNVYQFPNDEITHIRKIVSQWEPVIGEEVYLKGKKTCIRDFIPIFVKGKPYGRLWLHLDITERKKMEKKLFDSERHYKYIVEKSSAGMFLLDKKGIIQYLNEQMAHSLNYSKNQMLGRHIKNFVVEKDEFYNPKNQSENQIIRFDGFKFLNRYGEKSWTILTVSPIFNSKNEYTGLLGIVTDIALQKGLEEAFLEREEILTDIIYDMMEILNNMIIDGNKAEFNKKDISNTFKKIMKNS
- a CDS encoding site-specific recombinase XerD (PFAM: Phage integrase family), whose protein sequence is MQESNYEISKDPYFINFIGSKNLSKSTEIVYLGRIKSFCEFLDKNPSELIKEAQKESGKKINEYFYDYIENLKKSGKSPSTIINQTDTVKSFYNNFDIDTNGIKPIIFPETNNSDYKIISSDQIREALELSCLRDKAIILLHLSSGMEATELRSLTYGDFINSIEEYIDLKPEEFLNVKKIADTVLKIDDLVGTWKIEKHRTKKDYVTFNTPESTKAILNYLIDRERKNKPFKSVKDPLFVNSQNQSLKKSAHGSIFKRINNRANFGYLTKKRRFFSSTMLRKFFKDKLYELGVDETTIDAFLGQKLDNNIDYHSNDQISILKKKYSEFLGELSMENVNIKTESITSKEYKLLIAKLNEKDKELEEIKEYLKHIKQGMNLEDV